The DNA window AGCGCAGATGACTTCTACTTGGACCACACATCAGTGTTGAGCACCAGTGACTTTGGGGGTCGAGTGGTTAATAATGATCACTTTCTGTTTTGGGGGGAGGTGTCACGGGTTCTGGAAGAGGGGCCTGAGTGCAGGATGCATGTTGTGGAGCAAACTGAATTCATTGATGACCAGACATTTCAGCCACACCGTAGCACTGCGATGCAGCCCTATATTAAACGGGCAGCCGCAACTAAGCTGGCTTCAGCAGAGAAGCTCATGTACTTCTGTACAGATCAGCTCGGTCTGGAGCAAGACTTTGAGCAAAAGCAAATGCCTGAGGGAAAGCTGCAGGTGGATGGCTTCCTGCTTTGTGTTGATGTCAGCCGGGGCATGAACCGCAACTTCGATGACCAGCTGAAATTTGTCACAAACCTGTATGGTCAGCTTAGCAAGACAAAGAAGCCCATTGTGCTGGTCCTCACCAAGTGTGACGAAGGAGTTGAACGCTACATCAAAGATGCACATACCTTTGCTATCACAAAGAAGAGTCTGCCAGTAGTTGAGACATCTGCGCGctcaaatataaatgtggaCCTCGCCTTCCTCACCCTGGTTCAACTAATTGATAAGGGCAGAGGCAAACCCAAGATAATTCCCTATTTTGAAGCCCTGAAGCTCCAGAGTCAGCAGATAGCTTCTGCCAAGGATCGCTATGAATGGCTCATCAACCGTATCGTAAAGAATCACAATGAAACCTGGTTAAACACCAGTCGACGCATGAACACCTCCCCAGAGTACAAAGAATACGTCTTCTTGGAGGGAACAGCTAAGTGCAAGAAGCTTTTTCAACAGCATGTTTACCGTCTGAAGCAGGAACATATTGAGAGACGTCGCAGAATCTACCTTAGCACTCTTCCCTTAGCACTTAGTTCTTTAGTGCCTGATCTGGATGAGATAGATCAGCTGAGCTGGTCTGGGGTACAGAAGGTCCTAGAGTCCAAGCAGCACTTTGCCCACTGGTTTGTTGTGTTGGAGGACTCACCATGGGAGGATACATCACACATTGATAACATGGAAGATGAGCGAATCCCCTCAGATCTACTGGAGACGGGTGAAGCAGAGGACATATTTAATGCCCACCTGGAGCATCTGCGTAATGAGTGCAGGCGAGCAGAGATGAGGCTGGAGTTCAAACAGAAGTTGGCCTCCTCTCCCTTTGTCACACCTGGTAAACCGTGGGAGGAGGCACGCAGCTTTATCATGAATGAAGACTTCTACCAGTGGCTCGAGGAGCCAGAGTACTTGGACCTGTACAACCGCCATCAGAAGGAGATCATTGATCGTGCAAAAGAAGACTTTCAGGAGCTTTTGCTGGAGTACTCTGAGCTTTTTTATGAACTTGAGGTAGATGCAAAGCCAAGCAAGGAGAAGATGGGAGCAATTCAGGAGGTTTTAGGGGAGGAACAGAGGTTCAAGGCACTGCAAAAGCTTCCAGCTGAAAGAGATGCTCTGGTACTGAAGCATATCCACTTTGTCTATCACCCTACCAAGGAGACCTGCCCTAGCAGTCCACACTGCGGAGACTCTAAGATTGAACATCTCTTAGCTTCTCGTTTCCCCACATGTTATCCCTTTTTTGATGTGAAAGCTCATTTTGGAGACACTAAGGCTGACAGAATTAACCTTGTCATCCTCGGAAAGGATGGACTGGCCAGAGAATTTGCCAATGAGATTAGAGCTCTCTGCACAAATGATGACTGGTATGTGCTTGATGGGAAGATGTACGAGCTGACGCTGCGGCCTATTGAGGGAAATGTACGTCTTCCAGTAAACTCCTTCCACACGCCCACTTTCACACCTCACGgatgtctgtgtctgtacaaCTCAAAAGAGTCCCTCTCTTATGTGGTGGAAAGCCTTGAGCGACTTAGGGAATCAACTCTAGGTCGAAGGGATAGCCAACTGGCACAGCTGCCAACGTCTCTGCTTTTAGTCACTAAAAGAGGCGTAGGAACATACGTGGATATAGGTGGAGAAACTGCCTTAAACCTAATAACACAAGGACAACAGTTTGCAAGGAGACTGCAGTGTAGCTTTTTAGACCCTGCCTCTCCTGGTGTGGGCTATGGCCATAATGTCAATGAGACTCAAATCAACCAGGTGCTGAGGAGCCTTCTGGATATTAGGAGAAGCTCATCCTTTAGTAGCAGCTCCCCACCGCTCCTCCCTGAGCCTCAAGGTCTCAGAGACTCTCCTCATCAGCCGGCCCCGGAGGCAGACCTTCGTGTTGTCATGTGTTTAATGTGCGGAGATTCTTATGACATTGAGCAGCTCCTGTCCCCTTTTCTCATGCACCAGCACTGCAGGCCCATGTCCAATAGTGGAACCTCTGTATTGCTGGAGCAGACAGTTGGTGGACACAAGCTGGCCATAGAGCTGTCTCTGCTCTCTTATCACGCCTCCTTCACTTTGCGGAAGAGCAGGTTAGTACACGGCTACATTGCAGTGTACTCAGTCTCTCGAAAAGCTTCCTTGGAGACTCTGTGTGCATTCTTATGTGAAGTTCAAGACATCATCCCAGTTCAGCTGTTGGCTGTGGGAGATAGCAAAGCAGAGCTCACTGACAGCGACTACGCCTGTGAACAGATgatgcagggggaggagctcgCCCATGAGATCGAGGGTCGCTTTAATAGTTTGGTTTGTGGCTCTGGGGGTGTAGTGGGAGGCCTGCACAGGATAGAAATGTTCCATTCTTTTCTGATGGAGGTGGTAGAGAAACGCAACATTGTGGAGGCCACACACATGTACGATAATGTAGCTGAAGCATGCACCAATGAAAATGTGTACTCTCCACGCTGCAGTTCTCCCAGTCCTGTCACCATGTTCCTGGATTCAGAGGATGATGTTGAGCCATCTCCACCATACTATGATGGCACGCTCACTTCTCATAGTGGGGGCTTCAACCTGCCCGACTTAGATTCCAGTGACATCTCTGTCATCTCTGATATCAGAGACTTTGAGaacaaactcaacaacaaaTTACCCCCCCAAGTTAGAGTTAAACCGGGTGTCACCTTTGACTTCCGAAAGGTCAGCCGTAACCCATATATCGATACACTCGGACATCGTCGCTCCCTGCCCTCTGCTGTTACCTGGGTTCCCGGTGGGGACGTGGGCTATGATCCCTCAGACTACGCCGAACCCATGGATGCGGTTTCAAAACCCCGTCCGAGCAATGATGAGATCATCTACTCAGTGCCACACGACAGCACACAAGGTAAAATCATCACCATCCGCAACTCCAACAGGATGCACTCGAATGGAAATGGCTCAGACAGCGAAGCAGACAGCAGCTCTCTGGAGCGGAGGAGGAAGTTTTCCGCAATAGGGGTGAAGCCTCGTCTTTACCGTGACCGATCCAAACGGCTCGGCAAATTCAGCAGCTTCCGGACAAGCTTCATAGGCAGTGATGATGAGATGGGAGCTCTCCCAAAGTCCAAGGAAGATGACTTTGGGACCCTGAAAGGTGAAAGTCTTGTTAACGAGGAGAGTGAGGACCCGAAAAAGAGGAACATTCTGAAGAGCCTGCGACGTACAGCCAAGGTTTGTTTAATatataattttcatttaaaattttcTTGTTCCTAATCTCAAAAATAAGTCGTCAGTTAATTTTTGACTAATAATAGTCAATAGCACTAGTCAGCATAAAACAAATTGAGGTCAGTGTTGCGTGAGAATGTTTAAGAGAGGATGGAGACGTTAAGCTTGTGACTACATTGAAGGAACTCCTGATTTTCTATTgaagaaaatcacatttaattaGAGGCCAGTGAGCCTTCCACTTAGTATCAGcaggtttatttattcatgttcgAAACAGTCattgtcttctttctttctttctccacagaaaacaagaacaaagcCCCGTCCAGCTATTCCCAAGCCCCCAGAGAGCATTTACTTTGGGGTCCCCCTGGTAAGTGTGGTATCCCCAGACAGACCGATTCCACTCTTCATCGAGAAGTGTGTCCGCTTCATTGAGACAACAGGTACGTGTTAATGTTGTACTGCTGCATTCTGAttgaaaatgtgcaaaagtTTTATTCTGATATACCGACAGTggtcatttatcattttttacCTCTGGTATGCAATTAATTTTATGAATTAGTTGCTCTAACATACTTATTGTTTGATCTCCTATACACGCTCATAACCAAAATATAGTAATGTGAAAGTAATAAAGTGGTTCTTCAGGCGACACCCACACTAatacatttcatgaaaacaaaatgaaaacaatctcaGTCCATACAAACACACCTGAAGAGGTAAATCAGTTAATCATTCATGTACACatgtgctggtgtaaacaggaagttaaaaaaaatactataaatGAGAAACAGCTATGACAACAAGTAAGAGAAGGAATTTCTTAATAGCAACGCTTATCATAAAACTCAATCAGGAAGTGAATGCGGGTCATTGTTTCCAAAGGACTCAGTTTCTGCGCGTCAAGACTACAACGCAGATCTgcacttttcaaactaaaagggACCAGCAGCATTTCCGAACTTCTCAGTTTCAGGGGCTGAAAAACTCTGAAAAAGTTCCAGGTGTAAATGTAGCAAATGTGATGCGTTTTAGAACTGAATCCTGTGAGTGAGGATgtagtttaagtttaagttctCCTCCAGGAGCTGCCAGCATCTGTAttgtcatgtttgtttgcaCTTGGGCTAATGAAGTGTTTGTGCTTTGCTTGTTCCCCACTGTGCCCAACCCCCTCACCTACCCGCGTCTCCCCCCTTTCCTCCGCTGTGCTGTTTTTTCCTCAGGCTTGAATACAGAGGGTTTGTATCGTGTAAGCGGCAACAAGTCAGAGATGGAAAGCATGCAGAGACAGTTTGAACAGGGTGAGTTgctcatcagatttgtttcaaCCAGCTGTTTGACATGTAATTATGTGGCTGTcttatcaaaacaaaaacagtcacCAAAGGAAAGTGACACGCCACTTCCGTCCTGATGACAGCTACGACTGACGGGCTAATTTTCTCTGATCCCTTTAACGCTCTCATTCTTCTCGTACAGACCACGGATTAGACCTGGTGGAGAAAGACTTCTCCATAAACACTGTGGCTGGAGGCCTCAAAAGCTTCTTCTCTGAGCTGCCTGAGCCCCTGGTGCCTTCTGCTCTGCAGGTGGAACTACTGGATGCTTTCAGTAAGCAAACACTGCTGGGCTGGGAGGGTCACTACTAGAACATAAAAAGATTGTTTCTTTAGGAGGGACGAGGGTAGGGAAGGTTTTGGCAGacctgctctgctctgtttaaGGCAGTGAAGGAGGAGGTTCCCAAACATTtaacttgagtaaaagtactaCTCTAACTCCTCTACCTGAGTATAAGTAAGTACTTGCTTTGAAATATATTAAAGTATTTTACAAGTGCAGGTTGTTTTAAACAAGGATAAACCCACTTAAAAGGAAATGAACTCCTCAGCGTGTCATGTTCAACAGAGTCATTTGACCAGGGACTAGATGCAGATTATATCTACTCCCATTGCAGACagaagccagatgttagtgggtgttagtgggttttctgaccagtggaaaaggggctttcTTCACCAGTGAGTGCTCCtgatgctgcaggaggcggggtcaaGTGTTTAACCTGCCCAATCTGATTGATTGCATCTGTTGTTATCCGATTAcgtttagaaataaaaataaaaacaatgtgaacatgtaaTGCAGTGCTTTTTAAAAGTAGATTAGAAAGTACATATATTTGCAGATTATATGTAggcaagtaaaagtaaaaagtacacaaatctacttaagtaaagtacagatataTGAACCAGTACAGTAACCATAGTAAATGTGCTACATTACATCCTACTTCTCGGTTTAGGTGTTTCAGCGTTGAGAGGAATAATGTTGATGATGGTGGAGCGAGACATTTACAGTCAAATTACCGTCTGTAATGATGAGGGCTGAGATTTATTGGTgactttcctctgtgtgtccagGAATAAGTGACAGGGAACAGAGGCTATATACAATGAAGGATGTCCTGAGGAAGTTCCCCAGAGAGAATTATGATGTCTTCAGATATGTCGTGAGCCACTTACACAAGTAAGTTCCCTGTCTGCTCTTTTTTATCAATTTCATGGATTTGTTGGTCTTCTGTTGTAGACCCCCACCTGTGTCTCTGCACCGTGTTATGAGAATGAATAAATTGGAGTCTGATCGTGTGTGTTCTTTTCTCAGGGTGAGCCAGTTGAGCAGGCTGAACTTGATGACCAGTGAGAACTTGTCCATCTGCTTCTGGCCCACTCTCATGAGGCCAGACTTCTCCACAATGGACGCCCTGACTGCCACACGCACCTACCAGACAATCATCGAGAGCTTCATCCACCAGTGTGCATTCTTCTTTTACAACCAGCCCCTCATCGACTCCCCCACGGGCCTGGCAGGCCTCCCCGCCtcacccaccaccaccctcaGTGGGAGCTCTGCCTACTCGGGTTACCGGTCCTCGCCGCCCCACACCACCACACACTTCAGCCCCCTGCAGCAGTCCCCACCCACCACCCcccagtctcctctgcagtcccTGCTCCCTCCCCTTCACCAACACCCCCACTCCCACCACTCCCCCGCCGAACAAGAGACACTGTGAGAGACTATGAAACCACGTGTGCCCATGATGATGCTGGACCTTATCACTAACACGCactaagagaaaaacaaaagaagaaaaaaaaaaaaaaaagtgcacttGTACACTACATTTCTGATCATGGACATCTTAGGTTATGAAGAGCGGAGATAGTAAAGTGTCTGAGAAGCTTCTCCAACCTGCCATTTGTGTCCATACTCGTGTGCATCAGGGCCAGCCGCCATTAGCAGTGACTCTCCCTCTGCCCTCCGAGTCCCTCAGAGCCTGGAATTTGACATTAGAGCAGAAGTGGAGGACAGAGGTCACTGTCACAGCAAGCCTCTCTCCTGTCAACAGCCACTACTTATCCTACTCCCACCAAGAAATAGAAACCTCTATGCCAAGCTGGAAGGATGATTTgtgtccaccatgtttttatctgtgtataactgttttagtttttttctcatGAAAGTACTGCCACTGGATTTATAGACTGTTCCTCTGTAGGTCCTTTAGGCAGCAGTGTGCCCCAATAAGCAGAGGTTCCTCTGTCTGCCTTTGGGGCTTATCTCATTGACTCTACCTGAGGGGTCAGCATGGGGAGGGAAGGGAAGGGGTAGGTACACATCCAGGGATGCACTTTAATGAT is part of the Paralichthys olivaceus isolate ysfri-2021 chromosome 15, ASM2471397v2, whole genome shotgun sequence genome and encodes:
- the arhgap35b gene encoding rho GTPase-activating protein 35 produces the protein MMAKKQDARSPIYNLIVVGLSGTEKEKGQCGVGKSCLCNRFVRPSADDFYLDHTSVLSTSDFGGRVVNNDHFLFWGEVSRVLEEGPECRMHVVEQTEFIDDQTFQPHRSTAMQPYIKRAAATKLASAEKLMYFCTDQLGLEQDFEQKQMPEGKLQVDGFLLCVDVSRGMNRNFDDQLKFVTNLYGQLSKTKKPIVLVLTKCDEGVERYIKDAHTFAITKKSLPVVETSARSNINVDLAFLTLVQLIDKGRGKPKIIPYFEALKLQSQQIASAKDRYEWLINRIVKNHNETWLNTSRRMNTSPEYKEYVFLEGTAKCKKLFQQHVYRLKQEHIERRRRIYLSTLPLALSSLVPDLDEIDQLSWSGVQKVLESKQHFAHWFVVLEDSPWEDTSHIDNMEDERIPSDLLETGEAEDIFNAHLEHLRNECRRAEMRLEFKQKLASSPFVTPGKPWEEARSFIMNEDFYQWLEEPEYLDLYNRHQKEIIDRAKEDFQELLLEYSELFYELEVDAKPSKEKMGAIQEVLGEEQRFKALQKLPAERDALVLKHIHFVYHPTKETCPSSPHCGDSKIEHLLASRFPTCYPFFDVKAHFGDTKADRINLVILGKDGLAREFANEIRALCTNDDWYVLDGKMYELTLRPIEGNVRLPVNSFHTPTFTPHGCLCLYNSKESLSYVVESLERLRESTLGRRDSQLAQLPTSLLLVTKRGVGTYVDIGGETALNLITQGQQFARRLQCSFLDPASPGVGYGHNVNETQINQVLRSLLDIRRSSSFSSSSPPLLPEPQGLRDSPHQPAPEADLRVVMCLMCGDSYDIEQLLSPFLMHQHCRPMSNSGTSVLLEQTVGGHKLAIELSLLSYHASFTLRKSRLVHGYIAVYSVSRKASLETLCAFLCEVQDIIPVQLLAVGDSKAELTDSDYACEQMMQGEELAHEIEGRFNSLVCGSGGVVGGLHRIEMFHSFLMEVVEKRNIVEATHMYDNVAEACTNENVYSPRCSSPSPVTMFLDSEDDVEPSPPYYDGTLTSHSGGFNLPDLDSSDISVISDIRDFENKLNNKLPPQVRVKPGVTFDFRKVSRNPYIDTLGHRRSLPSAVTWVPGGDVGYDPSDYAEPMDAVSKPRPSNDEIIYSVPHDSTQGKIITIRNSNRMHSNGNGSDSEADSSSLERRRKFSAIGVKPRLYRDRSKRLGKFSSFRTSFIGSDDEMGALPKSKEDDFGTLKGESLVNEESEDPKKRNILKSLRRTAKKTRTKPRPAIPKPPESIYFGVPLVSVVSPDRPIPLFIEKCVRFIETTGLNTEGLYRVSGNKSEMESMQRQFEQDHGLDLVEKDFSINTVAGGLKSFFSELPEPLVPSALQVELLDAFRISDREQRLYTMKDVLRKFPRENYDVFRYVVSHLHKVSQLSRLNLMTSENLSICFWPTLMRPDFSTMDALTATRTYQTIIESFIHQCAFFFYNQPLIDSPTGLAGLPASPTTTLSGSSAYSGYRSSPPHTTTHFSPLQQSPPTTPQSPLQSLLPPLHQHPHSHHSPAEQETL